One window of Streptomyces sp. SUK 48 genomic DNA carries:
- a CDS encoding DNA-3-methyladenine glycosylase 2 family protein — protein sequence MAGRFVQRPTRTAVRGGQAGVSADGTGPTAGAGGIPRQAAVPARVRRWVPEGPLDLGLVLGPLRRGAGDPTFRATADGSVWRACRTPAGPGTLRVRACGGEVLGEAWGPGAQWLLDGLPALLGAADEPEAFVPRHRAVALARHRRPGLRLTRTGLVLESLIPSVLEQKVTTDEAYRAWRLLVRRFGEPAPGPAGLGERPMSVMPAARTWALIPSWEWHRAGVDDKRASTILRAVRLAARLEQTVEMPPGEARARLEVVPGVGVWTSAEVVQRSHGAADEVTVGDLHLPGIVGWALAGDRHADDSEMLRLLEPYAGQRHRAARLILLSGLTPARRVPKMPRVDIGLL from the coding sequence GTGGCAGGACGTTTCGTTCAGCGGCCCACGCGTACGGCTGTGCGCGGTGGGCAGGCCGGCGTGTCCGCGGACGGTACGGGTCCTACGGCCGGCGCGGGCGGGATACCGCGGCAGGCCGCGGTGCCCGCGCGGGTGCGGCGGTGGGTGCCCGAGGGGCCGCTCGATCTGGGCCTGGTGCTCGGGCCGCTGCGGCGCGGGGCCGGCGATCCGACGTTCCGGGCCACGGCGGACGGGTCCGTGTGGCGGGCGTGCCGCACCCCGGCCGGCCCCGGCACGCTGCGGGTACGGGCGTGCGGCGGTGAGGTGCTCGGCGAGGCGTGGGGGCCGGGGGCACAGTGGCTGCTCGACGGTCTGCCCGCGCTGCTCGGGGCGGCCGACGAGCCGGAGGCGTTCGTGCCCCGGCACCGGGCGGTGGCGCTGGCCCGGCACCGGCGGCCGGGGCTGCGGCTCACGCGGACCGGGCTGGTGCTGGAGTCGTTGATCCCGTCGGTGCTGGAGCAGAAGGTCACGACGGACGAGGCGTACCGGGCGTGGCGGTTGCTGGTACGGCGGTTCGGGGAGCCCGCGCCGGGACCGGCGGGGCTCGGTGAGCGGCCGATGTCCGTCATGCCCGCGGCACGGACCTGGGCGTTGATTCCCTCCTGGGAGTGGCATCGGGCCGGGGTCGACGACAAGCGCGCGTCCACGATCCTGCGGGCGGTCCGGTTGGCCGCGCGGCTGGAGCAGACGGTGGAGATGCCCCCGGGTGAGGCCCGGGCGCGGCTGGAGGTCGTGCCGGGGGTGGGGGTGTGGACGTCGGCGGAGGTGGTGCAGCGCAGCCATGGGGCGGCGGACGAGGTGACGGTCGGGGACCTGCATCTGCCGGGGATCGTGGGGTGGGCGCTGGCCGGTGACCGGCACGCGGACGACTCCGAGATGCTGCGTCTGCTGGAGCCGTACGCCGGGCAGCGGCACCGGGCGGCCCGGCTGATCCTCCTGAGCGGCCTCACCCCGGCCCGGCGCGTCCCGAAGATGCCTCGCGTGGACATCGGACTGCTCTGA
- a CDS encoding coenzyme F420-0:L-glutamate ligase: MSVDRAERPAFQVWAPAGLPEVQRGDDLAKLIAVAEPGLADGDVVVVTSKIVSKAEGRIVRATDREAAIDAETVRVVARRGALRIVENRQGLVMAAAGVDASNTPAGTVLLLPEDPDASARAIREGLRDALGVEVGVIVSDTFGRPWRAGLTDVAIGAAGVRVLDDLRGGTDAYGNPLSATVVATADELAAAGDLVKGKAGGRPVAVVRGLSQVVERDGEADTGARALVRAAADDMFRLGTSEAVREAVTLRRTVRAFTEEPVDPGSVRRAVAAAVTAPAPHHTTPWRFVLLESAASRNRLLDAMRDAWIADLRRDGRSEESVAKRVRRGEVLRDAPYLVVPCLVMDGSHHYGDARRDGAEREMFVVAMGAGVQNFLVALAGERLGSAWVSSTMFCRDVVRETLGLPPEWDPMGAVAIGHPAQAPGPRADRDAGAFIEVR; this comes from the coding sequence GTGAGCGTGGACCGCGCGGAGCGTCCCGCGTTCCAGGTCTGGGCGCCGGCCGGGCTGCCCGAGGTGCAGCGGGGCGACGACCTCGCCAAGCTGATCGCCGTCGCCGAGCCCGGCCTGGCCGACGGGGACGTGGTGGTCGTCACCTCCAAGATCGTGTCCAAGGCGGAGGGCCGGATCGTCCGGGCCACCGACCGGGAGGCCGCGATCGACGCGGAGACCGTGCGGGTGGTGGCCCGCCGGGGTGCCCTGCGGATCGTGGAGAACCGGCAGGGCCTGGTCATGGCCGCGGCCGGGGTCGACGCCTCCAACACCCCCGCCGGGACCGTGCTGTTGCTGCCCGAGGACCCGGACGCGTCCGCCCGGGCGATCCGCGAGGGCCTGCGCGATGCCCTCGGGGTCGAGGTCGGGGTGATCGTCAGCGACACCTTCGGGCGGCCCTGGCGCGCGGGGCTCACGGACGTGGCGATCGGCGCCGCCGGGGTGCGGGTGCTGGACGATCTGCGCGGGGGCACGGACGCGTACGGCAATCCGCTCAGCGCCACCGTGGTGGCCACGGCGGACGAGCTGGCCGCCGCCGGTGACCTGGTGAAGGGCAAGGCCGGGGGACGGCCGGTCGCCGTGGTGCGCGGCCTGTCCCAGGTGGTGGAGCGGGACGGCGAGGCGGACACGGGCGCGCGGGCGCTGGTGCGGGCCGCGGCCGACGACATGTTCCGGCTCGGCACCTCCGAGGCGGTCCGCGAGGCCGTGACCCTCAGGCGCACCGTCAGGGCGTTCACCGAGGAGCCGGTGGACCCGGGTTCGGTACGGCGGGCGGTGGCGGCGGCCGTGACGGCGCCCGCGCCGCACCACACCACGCCCTGGCGGTTCGTGCTGCTGGAGTCGGCCGCGTCGCGGAACCGGCTGCTGGACGCGATGCGGGACGCCTGGATCGCCGACCTGCGCCGGGACGGCAGGAGCGAGGAGTCCGTCGCCAAGCGCGTCCGGCGCGGCGAGGTGCTGCGCGACGCGCCGTACCTCGTGGTGCCGTGCCTCGTCATGGACGGCTCGCACCACTACGGGGACGCGCGGCGCGACGGTGCCGAGCGGGAGATGTTCGTCGTCGCCATGGGCGCGGGCGTGCAGAACTTCCTGGTGGCGCTGGCCGGGGAGCGCCTCGGCTCGGCCTGGGTGTCGTCCACGATGTTCTGCCGGGACGTGGTGCGCGAGACGCTCGGGCTGCCCCCGGAGTGGGACCCGATGGGCGCGGTGGCGATCGGGCATCCGGCCCAGGCGCCGGGCCCGCGAGCGGACCGGGACGCGGGGGCGTTCATCGAGGTGCGGTGA
- the cofD gene encoding 2-phospho-L-lactate transferase — protein sequence MRIVVLAGGIGGARFLRGLQQAAPDADVTVIGNTGDDIHLFGLKVCPDLDTVMYTLGGGINEEQGWGRSEETFHLKEELAAYGVGPEWFGLGDRDFATHIVRTQMLGAGYPLSAVTAALCDRWKPGVKLIPMTDDRVETHVAVEVDGERKAVHFQEYWVRMRAGVPAQAVVPVGAEHSKPAPGVLEAIAEADVILFPPSNPVVSIGTILAVPGIREAIADAGVPVVGLSPIVGDAPVRGMADKVLAAVGVESTAAAVAEHYGSGLLDGWLVDTVDAAVVERVEADGIRCRAVPLMMTDLAATAQMAREALTLAEEVRGA from the coding sequence ATGCGCATTGTGGTTCTGGCAGGCGGTATCGGTGGTGCACGGTTCCTGCGGGGTCTCCAGCAGGCGGCGCCGGACGCGGACGTCACGGTGATCGGCAACACCGGCGACGACATCCACCTCTTCGGGCTGAAGGTCTGCCCGGACCTCGACACGGTGATGTACACGCTCGGCGGCGGCATCAACGAGGAGCAGGGCTGGGGACGGTCCGAGGAGACCTTCCATCTCAAGGAGGAACTGGCGGCCTACGGGGTGGGCCCCGAGTGGTTCGGGCTCGGCGACCGGGACTTCGCCACGCACATCGTGCGGACGCAGATGCTCGGCGCCGGCTATCCGCTGAGCGCGGTCACCGCGGCACTGTGCGACCGGTGGAAGCCGGGCGTGAAGCTGATCCCGATGACCGACGACCGCGTGGAGACGCATGTGGCCGTCGAGGTCGACGGGGAGCGCAAGGCGGTGCACTTCCAGGAGTACTGGGTGCGGATGCGGGCCGGGGTGCCCGCGCAGGCCGTCGTCCCGGTCGGCGCCGAGCACTCCAAGCCGGCCCCCGGCGTCCTGGAGGCGATCGCCGAGGCGGACGTCATCCTCTTCCCGCCGTCCAACCCGGTCGTGTCCATCGGCACGATCCTCGCGGTCCCCGGCATCAGGGAGGCCATCGCGGACGCGGGCGTGCCCGTGGTCGGCCTGTCCCCCATCGTCGGTGACGCGCCGGTGCGCGGGATGGCGGACAAGGTGCTCGCCGCGGTCGGCGTGGAGTCCACGGCCGCCGCGGTCGCCGAGCACTACGGCTCAGGGCTGCTGGACGGCTGGCTGGTCGACACCGTGGACGCCGCCGTGGTCGAGCGCGTGGAGGCCGACGGCATCCGCTGCCGTGCCGTACCGCTGATGATGACCGATCTGGCCGCGACCGCGCAGATGGCGCGGGAGGCGCTGACGCTGGCCGAGGAGGTGCGGGGCGCGTGA
- a CDS encoding cysteine dioxygenase family protein, whose translation MNSDNDLQIAGDLLEVPHLLQPPREHPATVAEFAGLARAIAADRAQWADLVRYDATTRWYHRLRTGPGYEVWLLSWVPGQGTGRHDHGRSSGVLTVLEGTLTEHTRRGARTLTPGAQHVFAPGYAHEVVNDALEPAVSLHIYYPGLTEMPMHPAAHAGAHASPSCAARPVTA comes from the coding sequence ATGAACAGCGACAACGACCTCCAGATCGCCGGTGACCTGCTCGAGGTCCCGCACCTGCTCCAGCCGCCGCGCGAGCACCCGGCCACCGTCGCCGAGTTCGCCGGCCTGGCCCGCGCCATCGCCGCCGACCGCGCCCAGTGGGCGGACCTCGTGCGCTACGACGCCACGACCCGCTGGTACCACCGGCTGCGCACCGGCCCCGGTTACGAGGTCTGGCTGCTGTCCTGGGTGCCGGGTCAGGGCACCGGGCGGCACGACCACGGCCGCTCCTCCGGTGTCCTCACCGTCCTGGAGGGCACGCTCACCGAGCACACCCGGCGCGGTGCCAGGACGCTCACGCCCGGCGCACAACACGTGTTCGCGCCGGGGTACGCGCACGAGGTCGTCAACGACGCGCTGGAACCGGCGGTCAGCCTGCACATCTACTACCCGGGTCTTACCGAGATGCCCATGCACCCCGCGGCGCACGCCGGGGCGCACGCCTCCCCCTCCTGCGCAGCGCGTCCGGTGACTGCCTGA
- a CDS encoding WhiB family transcriptional regulator, translating to MTELVQQLLVDDADEELGWQERALCAQTDPESFFPEKGGSTREAKKVCLACEVRSECLEYALANDERFGIWGGLSERERRRLKKAAV from the coding sequence ATGACCGAGCTGGTGCAGCAACTGCTGGTCGACGACGCGGACGAGGAACTCGGCTGGCAGGAGCGCGCGCTGTGCGCCCAGACCGACCCCGAGTCCTTCTTTCCCGAGAAGGGCGGCTCCACCAGAGAGGCGAAGAAGGTCTGCCTCGCCTGCGAGGTCCGCTCCGAATGCCTCGAGTACGCCCTCGCCAACGACGAGCGCTTCGGCATCTGGGGCGGCCTGTCCGAGCGGGAGCGCCGCCGCCTGAAGAAGGCCGCCGTCTGA
- a CDS encoding glycosyltransferase family 2 protein, translating to MSVHSHTAAQDPAAAAAFDPARQAPYDPAHQAAFDPARPPEFPRHVVTAVLVSHDGARWLPDAIAGLLGQERPVQHAVAADTGSADNSAQLLGEALGDAGVLHLARRTGFGQAVEEASRTVPVLTPDELPYLKRPSGWDPVTRTWRDDAYDLPELPYGEPVQWLWLLHDDCAPEPDALAQLLKVVENELELGRDDVAIVGPKLRGWYDRRQLLEVGVSIADSGRRWTGLDRREQDQGQHDHVRTVLSVSTAGMLIRRDVFEQLGGFDRRLPLMRDDVDLCWRAHLAGHRVLIAPDAVVRHAEAASRERRVVDCVGRTAASPHKVDKAGAVHTLLANTRTAALPWVMLRIVLGTLLRTVAYLVGKVPGQAVDEIRGLLGTLLRPERIIAARRSRGTPRIGKDELRALFPPPGATIRATVEQFAGNFTGTSDTDTTAGRHGGAVESGPGGDDADFLEVEQFVRLKRIARRPGPVLFLALLVISLVACRALLTGGALGGGALLPAPASAGELWSRFADAWHPVGTGGTPAAPPYLALVATLATLLFGSAGVAVTVLLVCSVPLAGCTAYFASRPLVTSRLLRAWAAVAYAFLPATTGALAGGRVGAAVLAVLLPLIARAGIAASGLTSRTGARGSWRATWAYALLLTITTAFTPIVWPVALILGLGVLVLRRADLIAHGLRLLVQLGTPLLLLAPWSLTLLPTGFFEEAGLAYGASSASALDLLGASPGGPGTMSGLLLLGVVLAALAALLRSERQLGIRTAWVVALIGLVLAVLANRSAWAGPATLVYGIALLAAAVLGADGARARVAEQSFGWRQPVAALIALAAAVGPLLLAAAWMVRGADGPVQRRDPAQVPAFVAEDSTTGDRARTLVLDSDSTAHVGYTLVRGAGARMGDAEFAAADGQNARLDKVVANLVAGSGADQADELGGFAVRYVLVHKGAPRDITRVLDATPGLARLSQQNGNALWRVDQEVSRAVILPAGTSDSVDSGSSRPVEAGPVDIHTTVPAGSDGRVLRLADSAAPGWTATLDGKPLTRTTVDGWAQGFRLPAAGGRLDVTYDAPLTHTAWLWAQGALAIVLVVLALPGRRRDVDDDLPEEEPPPAQAPTGEGRRARRLRAQAEEEAAGGAPVGETPMGETPMGETPMGETPMGEMPVGEAPAAPQAPPAPAEPQIPHQQPYDPSYDESYATPYANTPYPGYGDDAYQQGGYDPQAYQTDPYGTAPYDPYAYGGTAEQHQQPYDPAAYQQQGYDPEYDPAQQGYDPAQPPHGTGSERPDGSQQ from the coding sequence ATGTCCGTGCACAGCCATACGGCAGCCCAAGACCCGGCCGCCGCAGCAGCGTTCGACCCAGCCCGCCAGGCGCCGTACGACCCGGCCCACCAGGCGGCGTTCGATCCGGCCCGCCCCCCCGAGTTTCCGCGTCACGTCGTCACCGCCGTCCTCGTCTCCCACGACGGCGCGCGCTGGCTGCCCGACGCGATCGCCGGGCTGCTCGGCCAGGAACGCCCCGTCCAGCACGCGGTGGCCGCCGACACCGGCAGCGCGGACAACTCCGCCCAGCTGCTCGGCGAAGCCCTCGGCGACGCGGGCGTGCTGCACCTCGCCCGCCGCACCGGCTTCGGCCAGGCCGTCGAGGAGGCGAGCCGCACCGTCCCCGTGCTCACCCCGGACGAGCTGCCGTACCTCAAGCGCCCCAGCGGCTGGGACCCGGTCACCCGCACCTGGCGCGACGACGCCTACGACCTGCCCGAACTGCCCTACGGCGAACCGGTCCAGTGGCTCTGGCTGCTGCACGACGACTGCGCCCCCGAACCCGACGCCCTCGCCCAGCTGCTGAAGGTCGTCGAGAACGAACTCGAACTGGGCCGCGACGACGTGGCGATCGTCGGCCCCAAACTCCGCGGCTGGTACGACCGCAGGCAGCTGCTGGAGGTCGGCGTCTCCATCGCCGACTCCGGCCGCCGCTGGACCGGTCTGGACCGCCGCGAACAGGACCAGGGCCAGCACGACCACGTCCGCACCGTCCTGTCCGTCTCCACCGCCGGCATGCTGATCCGCCGCGACGTCTTCGAACAGCTCGGCGGCTTCGACCGCCGGCTGCCCCTGATGCGCGACGACGTGGACCTGTGCTGGCGCGCCCATCTCGCCGGCCACCGCGTCCTGATCGCCCCCGACGCCGTCGTACGACACGCCGAGGCCGCCTCCCGCGAGCGCCGCGTCGTGGACTGCGTGGGCCGCACCGCCGCCTCCCCGCACAAGGTCGACAAGGCCGGCGCCGTCCACACCCTGCTCGCCAACACCCGTACCGCCGCGCTGCCCTGGGTGATGCTGCGGATCGTCCTCGGCACCCTGCTGCGCACCGTCGCCTACCTGGTCGGCAAGGTCCCGGGCCAGGCCGTCGACGAGATCCGCGGCCTGCTGGGCACCCTGCTGCGCCCCGAGCGGATCATCGCCGCCCGGCGCAGCCGCGGCACCCCGCGGATCGGCAAGGACGAACTGCGCGCCCTGTTCCCACCGCCCGGCGCCACCATCCGCGCCACCGTGGAGCAGTTCGCGGGCAACTTCACCGGCACCTCCGACACCGACACCACGGCCGGCCGGCACGGCGGCGCCGTGGAGTCCGGCCCCGGCGGCGACGACGCCGACTTCCTGGAGGTCGAGCAGTTCGTCCGCCTCAAGCGGATCGCCCGCAGGCCCGGCCCGGTGCTCTTCCTCGCCCTGCTGGTCATCTCCCTGGTCGCCTGCCGCGCCCTGCTCACCGGCGGCGCGCTCGGCGGCGGCGCCCTGCTGCCCGCCCCGGCGAGCGCCGGCGAACTGTGGTCCCGCTTCGCGGACGCCTGGCACCCGGTCGGCACCGGCGGCACCCCCGCCGCACCGCCGTACCTCGCCCTCGTCGCCACCCTGGCCACCCTGCTGTTCGGCTCCGCCGGAGTCGCGGTCACCGTGCTGCTGGTCTGCTCGGTGCCGCTCGCCGGGTGCACCGCCTACTTCGCCTCCCGGCCCCTGGTCACCTCCCGGCTGCTGCGTGCCTGGGCGGCCGTCGCCTACGCCTTCCTGCCCGCCACCACCGGCGCCCTGGCCGGCGGCCGCGTCGGCGCCGCCGTACTCGCCGTACTGCTGCCGCTGATCGCCCGCGCGGGCATCGCCGCGAGCGGCCTCACCAGCCGCACCGGCGCCCGCGGCAGCTGGCGCGCCACCTGGGCGTACGCACTGCTGCTGACCATCACCACCGCCTTCACCCCGATCGTGTGGCCCGTCGCGCTGATCCTCGGCCTCGGTGTGCTCGTGCTGCGCCGCGCCGACCTGATCGCCCACGGCCTGCGCCTGCTCGTCCAGCTCGGCACCCCGCTGCTGCTCCTCGCCCCCTGGTCGCTGACCCTGCTGCCGACCGGCTTCTTCGAGGAGGCGGGTCTGGCGTACGGCGCCTCGTCCGCCTCCGCGCTCGACCTGCTCGGCGCCAGCCCCGGCGGCCCCGGCACCATGAGCGGCCTGCTGCTGCTCGGCGTCGTGCTCGCCGCCCTCGCCGCGCTGCTGCGCTCCGAGCGGCAGCTGGGCATCCGCACCGCCTGGGTGGTCGCCCTGATCGGCCTCGTCCTCGCGGTCCTCGCCAACCGGTCCGCCTGGGCGGGCCCGGCCACCCTCGTCTACGGCATCGCCCTGCTGGCCGCCGCCGTCCTCGGCGCCGACGGCGCCCGCGCGCGGGTGGCCGAGCAGAGCTTCGGCTGGCGCCAGCCGGTGGCCGCCCTGATCGCGCTCGCCGCCGCCGTGGGCCCGCTGCTGCTCGCCGCCGCCTGGATGGTCCGCGGCGCCGACGGCCCCGTGCAGCGCCGCGACCCGGCCCAGGTGCCCGCGTTCGTCGCCGAGGACTCCACCACCGGCGACCGGGCCCGCACCCTCGTCCTGGACAGCGACTCCACCGCGCACGTCGGCTACACCCTGGTGCGCGGCGCCGGCGCCCGCATGGGAGACGCCGAATTCGCGGCCGCCGACGGCCAGAACGCCCGCCTGGACAAGGTCGTCGCCAACCTGGTCGCCGGCTCCGGCGCCGACCAGGCCGACGAACTCGGCGGCTTCGCCGTGCGCTACGTCCTCGTCCACAAGGGCGCGCCCCGCGACATCACCCGCGTCCTGGACGCCACCCCCGGCCTGGCCCGGCTCAGCCAGCAGAACGGCAACGCCCTGTGGCGCGTCGACCAAGAGGTCTCCCGCGCGGTCATCCTGCCCGCCGGTACCTCGGACTCCGTCGACTCCGGCAGCAGCCGACCGGTCGAGGCCGGACCGGTGGACATCCACACCACCGTGCCCGCCGGCTCCGACGGCCGTGTCCTGCGCCTCGCCGACAGCGCCGCCCCCGGCTGGACCGCCACCCTCGACGGCAAGCCGCTCACCCGCACCACCGTCGACGGCTGGGCCCAGGGCTTCCGGCTCCCGGCCGCCGGCGGCCGGCTGGACGTCACCTACGACGCGCCCCTCACCCACACCGCCTGGCTGTGGGCCCAGGGCGCGCTCGCGATCGTGCTGGTCGTCCTCGCCCTGCCGGGCCGCCGCCGCGACGTGGACGACGACCTCCCCGAGGAGGAGCCGCCGCCCGCGCAGGCCCCCACGGGCGAGGGCCGCCGCGCCCGCCGGCTGCGCGCCCAGGCCGAGGAGGAGGCCGCGGGGGGAGCGCCCGTAGGGGAGACGCCCATGGGGGAGACGCCCATGGGGGAGACGCCCATGGGGGAGACGCCCATGGGGGAGATGCCCGTAGGGGAGGCCCCGGCGGCCCCTCAGGCGCCCCCCGCCCCGGCCGAGCCCCAGATCCCGCACCAGCAGCCGTACGACCCCTCCTACGACGAGTCGTACGCCACCCCCTACGCGAACACCCCGTACCCCGGTTACGGCGACGACGCCTACCAGCAGGGCGGCTACGACCCGCAGGCGTACCAGACCGACCCCTACGGCACGGCGCCGTACGACCCGTACGCCTACGGCGGCACCGCCGAGCAGCACCAGCAGCCGTACGACCCGGCGGCGTACCAGCAGCAGGGCTACGACCCGGAGTACGACCCCGCCCAGCAGGGCTACGACCCCGCCCAGCCGCCCCACGGCACCGGCAGTGAGCGCCCCGACGGGAGCCAGCAGTGA